In the uncultured Methanobacterium sp. genome, one interval contains:
- a CDS encoding aconitase X catalytic domain-containing protein, with product MYLTREEEKMYAGEYGPAVEKSMEILVALGDIYGADGMVEIVSAQISGVSYKTIGEAGLEYLDDLASEGAQVQVPSTLNPAGVDLDQWKDLGFPKEFTRKQLLIVEAYRKMGISTTCTCTPYLVGNVPPVGSHIAWSESSAVCYANSVLGARTNREGGPGALSAAICGRTPNYGYHLDQARVPNLLVEVETPLSGSDYGAMGYLVGKAVGNGVPYFKLLDKEQINPQVNQLKALGAALASSGAVALYHMENTTPEYREVMPHTGNLEKLTITRNDLDNTREKLSTAQKPDLVCLGCPHASLDEIGEVALKLKGKKLANQLWVCTSISVKVAADRMGYTEMIEKAGGHVVCDTCMVVAPIEDMGFKVIGVDSAKAANYVPSMCGLDVVFDEWENLIAFKK from the coding sequence ATGTATCTTACCCGAGAAGAGGAAAAAATGTACGCAGGCGAGTACGGTCCTGCTGTGGAAAAATCCATGGAAATCCTGGTTGCTCTGGGAGATATCTACGGAGCAGATGGTATGGTGGAGATAGTATCTGCCCAGATATCTGGAGTTTCCTATAAAACCATTGGTGAAGCAGGTTTAGAGTACTTGGATGACCTGGCCAGTGAAGGAGCCCAGGTACAGGTTCCCAGCACCCTCAACCCGGCAGGGGTGGATCTAGATCAATGGAAAGACCTTGGTTTCCCAAAAGAATTCACCAGAAAACAGTTACTCATTGTAGAAGCCTACCGTAAGATGGGAATCAGCACCACCTGCACTTGTACACCATACCTGGTGGGTAATGTACCACCAGTGGGCAGTCATATTGCCTGGTCAGAGTCATCTGCGGTTTGTTACGCTAATTCAGTTTTAGGGGCCCGTACAAATAGGGAAGGAGGTCCTGGAGCTTTATCAGCCGCAATTTGTGGGAGAACACCAAACTATGGTTATCACCTGGACCAGGCTAGGGTTCCTAATTTACTGGTTGAAGTTGAAACTCCACTGTCTGGATCTGATTACGGTGCAATGGGATATCTGGTGGGAAAAGCTGTAGGTAACGGTGTGCCCTACTTCAAATTACTGGATAAAGAGCAAATAAATCCACAGGTTAATCAGTTGAAAGCTCTGGGTGCAGCACTGGCATCTTCCGGAGCGGTGGCCCTTTACCATATGGAAAACACTACCCCGGAATACCGTGAAGTAATGCCGCATACTGGAAATCTGGAAAAACTAACCATAACCCGGAACGATCTGGATAATACCCGGGAAAAACTTTCCACTGCCCAAAAACCGGATTTGGTATGTTTAGGATGCCCACATGCTTCATTAGATGAGATAGGGGAGGTTGCCCTTAAATTAAAGGGTAAAAAACTGGCCAACCAGTTATGGGTGTGCACATCCATCTCAGTTAAAGTTGCAGCCGATAGAATGGGCTACACTGAAATGATAGAAAAAGCCGGTGGCCATGTGGTCTGTGACACCTGCATGGTGGTGGCCCCAATAGAAGATATGGGCTTTAAAGTTATAGGTGTTGACTCTGCCAAGGCTGCTAACTACGTTCCCAGCATGTGCGGACTGGACGTGGTCTTTGATGAATGGGAGAATCTCATAGCCTTTAAAAAGTAA
- a CDS encoding glycosyltransferase family 39 protein has translation MPGKLKNPLFILTIITTAIAIILSAVQITRGVNYFDVFTYLNVALQYSGAGSGMNINSIPPLMPFLTSLIFRTGFISSSVIIVLDAIIFIFGVIGLYLLLKQRFNEIQSFSACLIYISLPLVFSWAASGSIDVPAISFSIWTMYFMVRGVEDDSKYLYGVIPMLVVAILTRYTTALLIIPLFFYFVVGTDFLRNFRKHLKQTIISLCILTPFLAYAYFKISYLSSLLFLIICPLLFGKSFGVGDAAYNPDNLYYLNHLVNYIGVGPINGSYYQILSPSQGSASFLAIIITIFVLCGLGIYIYTILEKKVKTMDVVDKWMIIQVIFLGILVVAGFFSFFRAPYLLTDIIVLLICLLIYSLLRDVDGKNLKMDLLFLLWFLTFFIMHSVTPVKVDRYLITVAPALAYIIFLGLSVLIERYKPKIKKESLKSGGLYLIIGMLCLTSTAVTFAGHTPNTCLIKYVEPTAQWLEDYDPQYQDKIIFSDYSPAVSWTMKKTVFTGVLRDYNNADEFSSMLVNSGAEYYIDVLSDTKPTLTGFQVINKTDLITVYQRIH, from the coding sequence GTGCCCGGAAAACTAAAAAACCCCCTGTTTATTCTCACCATAATCACCACAGCCATTGCTATTATCCTATCTGCAGTGCAGATTACCAGGGGTGTGAATTACTTTGATGTTTTCACCTATCTCAATGTAGCCCTGCAGTATTCTGGAGCAGGCAGTGGAATGAACATCAACTCAATACCACCACTGATGCCATTTTTAACATCCCTAATCTTCAGGACAGGATTCATTTCCAGCAGCGTTATAATCGTATTAGATGCTATCATATTCATTTTCGGAGTCATTGGATTATACCTACTTTTAAAACAGCGTTTCAATGAAATACAAAGCTTCAGTGCATGTTTAATATATATTTCACTCCCACTGGTATTTTCATGGGCCGCCAGTGGTTCTATAGACGTGCCAGCCATTTCATTCTCAATCTGGACCATGTATTTCATGGTCAGGGGTGTTGAAGATGATTCAAAATACTTATACGGGGTTATCCCCATGCTGGTGGTGGCCATACTTACCAGATATACCACTGCTCTTCTAATCATCCCTCTATTCTTTTATTTCGTTGTAGGCACTGATTTTCTCCGAAATTTTAGAAAACATTTAAAACAGACCATCATTTCTCTGTGTATTCTAACACCATTTTTAGCATACGCTTACTTCAAAATCAGTTATTTAAGCAGTCTACTTTTTTTGATCATCTGTCCATTATTATTCGGAAAATCCTTCGGTGTGGGAGATGCAGCCTACAACCCAGATAACCTGTACTACTTAAATCATCTGGTGAATTACATTGGTGTTGGACCAATTAACGGAAGTTATTACCAAATATTAAGTCCCAGTCAAGGATCAGCATCATTTTTAGCCATAATAATTACCATATTTGTTCTTTGTGGTCTTGGAATCTATATTTACACTATTCTAGAAAAAAAAGTAAAAACAATGGATGTTGTTGATAAATGGATGATTATCCAAGTAATATTCCTTGGAATTTTAGTTGTAGCTGGCTTTTTCAGCTTTTTTAGAGCACCTTATTTATTAACGGACATCATCGTCCTTTTAATCTGTCTTTTGATCTACAGCTTATTGCGCGATGTGGATGGAAAAAATTTGAAGATGGATTTGCTTTTTCTGTTATGGTTCCTCACTTTCTTCATAATGCACAGTGTGACACCGGTAAAGGTGGACAGATATCTCATTACCGTGGCCCCAGCCCTTGCCTACATTATTTTCCTGGGGTTAAGTGTCCTCATTGAAAGGTATAAACCTAAAATTAAAAAAGAATCTCTAAAATCAGGGGGATTGTATTTAATTATCGGTATGTTATGTTTAACTTCAACGGCAGTTACCTTTGCAGGTCACACTCCCAATACCTGCCTAATTAAGTACGTTGAACCCACTGCTCAGTGGCTGGAGGATTACGATCCACAGTATCAGGATAAAATTATTTTTTCAGATTACAGTCCAGCAGTATCATGGACTATGAAAAAAACGGTGTTTACGGGGGTTTTAAGAGATTACAATAATGCTGATGAGTTCTCTTCCATGTTAGTTAATTCAGGTGCAGAATACTACATCGATGTTTTAAGTGATACCAAGCCCACACTCACTGGTTTTCAGGTGATAAACAAAACTGACCTGATTACGGTGTACCAAAGAATCCATTAA